Proteins encoded together in one Paracidovorax wautersii window:
- a CDS encoding quinone-dependent dihydroorotate dehydrogenase, producing MSLIPYSLARPFLFGLDAEAAHDLTMDMLARGQRTPLQWAWSSETVDDPIELAGLTFPNRVGMAAGLDKNARCIDALGAMGFGFVEVGTVTPKAQPGNPKPRMFRLPQARALINRLGFNNEGLDAFLHNVQQARFRQQPRKHPMLLGLNIGKNASTPIEQATGDYLTCLEGVFPHADYVTVNISSPNTQNLRALQTDEALDQLLSAIAERRATLASQHLAAHGKERRVPIFVKIAPDLDEAQVAVIAATLQRHRMDGVIATNTTIQRDAVQGLSHAAEAGGLSGAPVLQASNRVIRQLRAALGPGFPIIGVGGILSAADAVSKIEAGADVVQIYTGLIYEGPTLVNRAARAIKALR from the coding sequence ATGTCGCTCATCCCCTACTCCCTCGCCCGCCCCTTTCTCTTCGGCCTGGACGCCGAAGCCGCCCACGATCTCACCATGGACATGCTCGCGCGAGGCCAGCGCACGCCGCTGCAGTGGGCGTGGAGCAGCGAAACCGTGGACGATCCTATTGAACTCGCCGGCCTGACGTTCCCCAACCGTGTCGGCATGGCCGCAGGCCTGGACAAGAATGCCCGGTGCATCGACGCCCTGGGGGCGATGGGCTTTGGCTTCGTGGAGGTTGGGACGGTCACGCCCAAGGCACAGCCCGGCAATCCCAAGCCGCGCATGTTCCGTCTGCCGCAAGCCCGGGCCCTGATCAACCGGCTGGGCTTCAATAACGAGGGGCTGGACGCCTTCCTGCACAACGTGCAGCAAGCGCGCTTCCGCCAGCAGCCTCGGAAGCATCCCATGCTGCTGGGCCTGAACATCGGCAAGAACGCCAGCACGCCCATCGAACAGGCCACCGGCGACTATCTGACCTGCCTGGAGGGCGTCTTCCCGCATGCAGACTATGTCACCGTCAACATCAGCTCACCCAACACGCAGAACCTCCGCGCGCTGCAGACCGACGAGGCGCTGGACCAATTGCTGAGCGCCATCGCCGAGCGGCGCGCCACGCTGGCAAGCCAACACCTCGCTGCCCATGGCAAAGAGCGACGCGTTCCGATCTTCGTGAAGATCGCACCCGACCTGGACGAAGCGCAGGTGGCCGTCATCGCCGCCACGCTGCAGCGCCATCGCATGGACGGCGTCATCGCCACCAACACGACCATCCAGCGGGATGCCGTGCAAGGCCTGAGCCACGCGGCAGAAGCCGGCGGCCTCAGCGGCGCCCCCGTCCTCCAGGCCAGCAACCGTGTGATCCGTCAACTGCGCGCTGCACTGGGCCCGGGTTTCCCCATCATCGGCGTCGGCGGCATCCTGAGCGCTGCCGACGCCGTGAGCAAGATCGAAGCGGGTGCCGACGTGGTGCAGATCTATACGGGCTTGATCTACGAAGGTCCCACC
- the rpiA gene encoding ribose-5-phosphate isomerase RpiA has product MTTTPSSSLTQDELKALVGQAALQYVVPGEIVGVGTGSTVNKFIEALASMKDRIRGAVSSSVASTERLKALGIPVFDANEVESLAVYIDGADEIDAQGHMVKGGGAALTREKIVAALAQRFVCIADESKLVDVLGSFPLPVEVIPMATEHVRRRFQALGGSATVRLRDGQPLVTDNGQHIVDVLGLRIRDPLMFESEVNQWPGVLTVGVFAHQKASVCLLGTAQGVKTLTF; this is encoded by the coding sequence ATGACGACCACTCCCTCTTCCTCCTTGACCCAAGACGAACTCAAGGCCCTCGTCGGCCAGGCGGCGCTGCAGTACGTAGTGCCGGGCGAGATCGTCGGCGTCGGTACCGGCTCCACGGTCAACAAGTTTATCGAAGCTCTCGCCAGCATGAAGGACCGCATCCGCGGCGCCGTCTCCAGTTCAGTGGCCAGCACCGAGCGGCTGAAGGCGCTGGGGATTCCGGTATTCGATGCGAATGAAGTCGAATCGCTCGCGGTGTACATCGATGGGGCCGATGAGATCGATGCGCAGGGCCATATGGTCAAGGGCGGTGGAGCGGCGCTCACGCGGGAGAAGATCGTCGCGGCGCTGGCGCAGCGGTTCGTCTGCATTGCGGACGAGTCCAAGCTGGTCGATGTGCTCGGCAGCTTTCCCCTGCCGGTAGAGGTCATTCCCATGGCCACCGAACATGTCCGGCGGCGGTTCCAAGCGCTGGGCGGTTCGGCCACCGTCCGGCTCCGGGACGGACAACCACTGGTCACCGACAACGGGCAGCACATCGTGGATGTGCTGGGCCTGCGCATCCGGGATCCGCTGATGTTCGAGTCGGAGGTGAATCAGTGGCCTGGCGTGCTGACCGTGGGCGTATTCGCACACCAAAAGGCCAGTGTGTGCCTCCTGGGTACCGCCCAAGGCGTGAAAACGCTGACCTTCTGA
- a CDS encoding glutaredoxin family protein, protein MNPRYALSLAGATVLVLLATAVQAQQVYRIVGPDGKVTFSDRAPDPAAQAAPVPTERAQGAGGPALPYELRQVAARFPVTLYTGNDCAPCVSARNLLLARGVPFTERTVNTNEDIEALQRLSGGTSLPFGTVGGQQLQGFSDTEWTQYLDAAGYPKQSQLPTGYRRAAATPLVASVARPAPAPAAAASAVRPAQPSAAPSGPTPSNPAGITF, encoded by the coding sequence ATGAATCCACGTTACGCACTCTCCTTGGCGGGGGCCACCGTGCTGGTACTGCTGGCCACCGCCGTGCAAGCCCAGCAGGTCTATCGCATCGTCGGGCCGGACGGCAAGGTCACCTTTTCAGACCGAGCCCCCGACCCTGCGGCCCAGGCCGCACCGGTGCCCACGGAGCGTGCTCAGGGCGCTGGCGGCCCCGCGTTGCCCTACGAGCTGCGCCAGGTCGCAGCCCGGTTTCCCGTCACGCTCTACACCGGTAACGACTGCGCGCCGTGCGTCAGCGCGCGCAATCTGTTGCTCGCGCGGGGCGTACCGTTCACGGAACGCACGGTCAACACCAATGAAGACATCGAAGCCTTGCAGCGGCTGAGCGGCGGTACGAGCCTGCCCTTCGGCACCGTGGGTGGCCAGCAGCTGCAGGGATTTTCCGACACGGAGTGGACGCAGTACCTGGACGCTGCCGGCTACCCCAAGCAGTCGCAGTTGCCGACCGGCTACCGCCGCGCGGCGGCCACGCCGCTGGTCGCCTCGGTCGCCAGGCCGGCCCCGGCACCCGCCGCTGCAGCGTCGGCCGTACGACCGGCCCAACCATCTGCCGCTCCCTCTGGCCCGACCCCCTCCAATCCGGCGGGCATCACGTTCTGA
- a CDS encoding M3 family metallopeptidase: protein MSNPLLDFSHLPQFGRIRPEDVPQAIDTLLERANTALETVTAPDFPARWDAIAKVLDVATEELGRAWGAVSHLNSVADTPELRAAYNAALPRVTEFWTRLGADERLYAKYKAIDPSTLSPEQQQALRNAVRNFVLSGAELQGPARERFAQIQERQAELSQKFSENALDATDAFAYYAQAEEVDGVPADVQQSARAAAQAEGKPGYKLTLKMPCYLPVMQFARSSALRETLYRAYVTRASDQAEGDARRFDNTELVKEILALRKEEAQLLGYANFGEVSLVPKMAESPAQVVDFLRDLARRARPYAEQDVADLRTFAAEQLGIADPQSWDWPYISEKLKEQRYSFSEQEVKQYFTAPKVLGGLFKIIETLFEVAIRKDKAPVWNPAVEFYRIERNGQLIGQFYLDQPARVGKRGGAWMDDVRARWLRPDTGTLQTPVAHLVCNFAEGVDGKPPLLTHDDVITLFHEFGHGLHHMLTQVNERDVSGISGVEWDAVELPSQFMENFCWEWDVLKHMTSHVDTGEPLPRALFDKMIAAKNFQSGMATLRQIEFALFDMLLHTEHDPASDFMPLLDQVRAEVAVLQPPAFSRSAHTFSHIFAGGYAAGYYSYKWAEVLSADAYAAFEESAGADGQPDAETGRRYREAILEAGGSRPAMESFKAFRGREPSLDALLRHQGMAAT from the coding sequence ATGAGCAATCCTCTCCTCGACTTCTCCCACCTCCCGCAATTCGGCCGCATCCGCCCTGAAGATGTGCCGCAGGCCATCGACACGCTGCTCGAGCGCGCCAATACGGCTCTCGAAACGGTGACGGCGCCGGACTTCCCGGCCCGGTGGGATGCCATTGCCAAAGTGCTCGACGTCGCCACCGAGGAGTTGGGCCGCGCCTGGGGTGCTGTGAGCCATCTCAACAGCGTGGCGGACACGCCGGAGCTGCGCGCTGCATACAACGCCGCCCTGCCCCGCGTGACCGAGTTCTGGACGCGTCTGGGCGCCGACGAGCGGCTGTATGCCAAGTACAAGGCCATCGATCCGTCCACCCTCAGTCCCGAGCAACAGCAGGCGCTGCGCAACGCGGTGCGCAACTTCGTGCTTTCCGGCGCCGAACTGCAAGGCCCGGCCCGTGAACGTTTTGCCCAGATCCAGGAACGCCAGGCCGAACTGAGCCAGAAGTTCAGCGAGAACGCGCTCGACGCGACCGACGCGTTCGCCTACTACGCGCAGGCCGAAGAGGTCGACGGTGTGCCGGCCGATGTGCAGCAATCCGCACGGGCCGCTGCCCAGGCCGAGGGCAAGCCCGGCTACAAGCTCACGCTGAAGATGCCCTGCTACCTGCCGGTCATGCAGTTCGCCCGCAGCAGCGCCTTGCGCGAGACGCTCTACCGCGCCTATGTGACGCGCGCCTCAGACCAGGCCGAGGGCGACGCCCGCCGCTTCGACAACACCGAACTGGTCAAGGAAATCCTGGCGCTGCGCAAGGAAGAGGCACAGCTGCTGGGCTACGCCAACTTCGGCGAAGTATCGCTGGTGCCCAAGATGGCGGAGTCGCCCGCACAGGTCGTCGACTTCCTGCGCGACCTGGCTCGCCGCGCGCGGCCCTACGCCGAGCAGGATGTGGCCGACCTGCGCACCTTTGCGGCCGAGCAACTCGGCATCGCCGACCCGCAATCCTGGGACTGGCCCTACATCTCCGAAAAGCTCAAGGAACAACGGTATTCCTTCAGCGAGCAGGAGGTGAAGCAGTACTTCACGGCGCCCAAGGTGCTGGGCGGCCTGTTCAAGATCATCGAAACGCTGTTCGAGGTCGCCATCCGCAAGGACAAGGCACCCGTGTGGAACCCCGCTGTGGAGTTCTACCGCATCGAACGCAATGGCCAGCTCATCGGCCAGTTCTATCTGGACCAGCCGGCCCGCGTCGGCAAGCGTGGCGGTGCCTGGATGGACGATGTGCGTGCCCGTTGGCTCCGTCCGGACACAGGTACCCTGCAGACGCCCGTGGCGCATCTCGTCTGCAACTTCGCCGAGGGCGTTGACGGCAAGCCGCCGCTGCTCACGCACGACGATGTCATCACCTTGTTCCACGAGTTCGGCCATGGCTTGCACCACATGCTCACGCAAGTGAACGAGCGCGACGTGTCGGGGATCAGCGGCGTGGAGTGGGACGCCGTCGAACTGCCGAGCCAGTTCATGGAGAACTTCTGCTGGGAATGGGATGTGCTCAAGCACATGACCTCGCACGTAGATACGGGCGAGCCTCTGCCGCGCGCCCTGTTCGACAAGATGATTGCCGCCAAGAATTTCCAGAGCGGCATGGCCACGCTGCGCCAGATCGAGTTCGCGCTGTTCGACATGCTGCTGCACACGGAGCACGACCCCGCCAGCGACTTCATGCCCCTGCTAGACCAGGTGCGCGCAGAGGTTGCCGTGCTGCAGCCTCCGGCTTTCAGCCGCTCGGCCCACACCTTCAGCCACATTTTTGCGGGCGGCTACGCCGCCGGTTACTACAGCTACAAGTGGGCGGAAGTGCTGAGCGCCGATGCCTATGCCGCCTTCGAGGAATCTGCCGGAGCGGATGGCCAGCCCGACGCCGAAACCGGCCGCCGCTACCGCGAAGCCATCCTGGAAGCCGGAGGCAGCCGCCCTGCCATGGAGTCGTTCAAGGCCTTCCGTGGCCGCGAGCCGTCGCTGGATGCGCTGTTGCGCCATCAGGGCATGGCCGCCACCTGA
- the folD gene encoding bifunctional methylenetetrahydrofolate dehydrogenase/methenyltetrahydrofolate cyclohydrolase FolD yields MTAQLIDGNALSRQLRTQVAERASALKARGVTPGLAVVLVGDNPASQVYVRNKVKACEDSGLHSVLEKYDAAMTEADLLARVEALNNDPAIHGILVQLPLPAHIDAQKVIEAISPAKDVDGFHIASAGALMAGMPGFWPCTPYGCMKMLEHIGYDLRGKHAVVIGRSNIVGKPMALMLLAQDATVTVCHSRTADLKAQTLQADVIVAAVGKRDVLTADMVKPGAVVIDVGMNRNDEGKLCGDVDFAGVKEVAGWITPVPGGVGPMTITMLLVNTLEAAERAAG; encoded by the coding sequence ATGACAGCCCAACTGATCGACGGCAACGCCCTCTCCCGCCAACTGCGCACCCAGGTCGCCGAACGCGCCAGCGCCCTGAAGGCCCGCGGCGTGACGCCTGGCCTGGCGGTGGTGCTGGTGGGCGACAACCCGGCCAGCCAGGTCTACGTGCGCAACAAGGTCAAGGCCTGCGAGGACAGCGGCCTGCACTCGGTACTGGAGAAGTACGACGCTGCGATGACCGAAGCCGACTTGCTCGCACGCGTGGAGGCGCTCAACAATGACCCGGCCATCCACGGCATCCTGGTGCAACTTCCGCTGCCCGCCCACATCGACGCCCAGAAGGTCATCGAGGCCATCTCGCCCGCCAAGGACGTGGACGGCTTCCACATCGCCAGCGCCGGTGCGCTGATGGCCGGCATGCCCGGCTTCTGGCCCTGCACCCCCTACGGCTGCATGAAGATGCTGGAGCACATCGGCTACGACCTGCGCGGCAAGCACGCCGTGGTCATCGGCCGCAGCAACATCGTGGGCAAGCCTATGGCGCTGATGCTGCTGGCCCAGGATGCCACCGTCACCGTCTGCCACTCCCGCACGGCCGACCTCAAGGCGCAGACGCTGCAGGCCGACGTGATCGTCGCCGCGGTGGGCAAGCGCGACGTGCTGACGGCCGACATGGTCAAGCCAGGCGCCGTGGTCATCGACGTGGGCATGAACCGTAACGACGAGGGCAAGCTCTGCGGCGACGTGGATTTCGCCGGGGTGAAGGAAGTCGCCGGCTGGATCACCCCCGTGCCGGGCGGTGTCGGCCCCATGACCATCACCATGCTGCTGGTCAACACGCTGGAGGCCGCCGAGCGCGCCGCCGGCTGA
- a CDS encoding response regulator transcription factor, whose translation MSLIPKKGTVYVVDDDEAVRDSLQWLLEGKDYRVRCFDSAETFLSRYDPREVACLIVDIRMGGMTGLELQDRLLERKSPLPIVFITGHGDVPMAVNTMKKGALDFIQKPFNEEELLALVERMLEHAREAFAGHQQAASRDALLSKLTGREAQVLERIVAGRLNKQIADDLGISIKTVEAHRANIMEKLSANTVADLLKIALGQTAPKA comes from the coding sequence ATGAGCTTGATTCCGAAAAAGGGCACCGTTTACGTTGTGGATGACGATGAAGCCGTCAGAGATTCCCTGCAGTGGCTTCTGGAAGGCAAGGATTACCGGGTAAGGTGCTTCGATTCGGCCGAGACATTCCTGTCGCGCTACGACCCTCGCGAGGTGGCCTGCCTCATCGTGGACATCCGCATGGGCGGCATGACGGGCCTGGAACTGCAGGACCGCTTGCTCGAGCGCAAGTCGCCCCTGCCCATCGTCTTCATCACCGGCCACGGCGATGTGCCCATGGCCGTGAACACCATGAAGAAGGGCGCGCTGGACTTCATCCAGAAGCCGTTCAACGAAGAAGAGCTGCTGGCCCTGGTCGAACGCATGCTCGAACATGCCCGCGAAGCCTTCGCCGGCCACCAGCAGGCCGCCAGCCGCGACGCCCTGCTGTCCAAACTGACCGGCCGCGAGGCGCAGGTGCTCGAACGCATCGTCGCCGGCCGCCTGAACAAGCAGATCGCCGATGACCTCGGCATCAGCATCAAGACGGTGGAGGCGCACCGCGCCAACATCATGGAAAAGCTCAGCGCCAACACCGTGGCCGACCTGCTCAAGATCGCCCTGGGGCAGACTGCGCCCAAGGCCTGA
- a CDS encoding PAS domain S-box protein, protein MDSIERVPSDSPAIKTPARAWRKWWRSLSPTRQDRFAALAPLAAVLMFLAAIVAAFWYLRMEEGEREKEALKRDVEYAQQRVRLRLLERQEQIMRIARDLSNQDLERTDFVNRAEALISQYPELQTITWIDEKRRIRASHAAPTVSSSQLRVAGEVLKNGDTADTFTLARDLQQPVYSQPVGANGEPAPLLQLQVPLSAQGRFSGVVLSEYSIDSLLRYGTPTEVLARYAVTLLDGNSQVLAGTPLQPRAVGLLPWSAPPNEYEVPVSPVGNGLVLRAQAYRTSLGVVGSGLFWLVGTLSAMTAWLLIATWRHTRRRMQAQQAVVAETNFRRAMENSILTGMRALDMNGRITYVNAAFCQMTGWSEAELVGQVPPYSYWPESDHEALHAKLRDEMSGKSFAGGFQVRVKRKSGTLFDARLYVSPLIDAHGQQTGWMTSMTDITEPNRVREQLSASHERFTIVLESLDASVSVAPLGSEELLFANKLYRQWFGSQTHGHLQLVAQAGVLPADSTSGGMDDEDGLMGLPTDPLTSARSENAEVYLPDLGKWLEVRSRYLNWVDGRLAQMVIATDITPRRQAEEQASRQAERAQSVSRLITMGEMASSVAHELNQPLTAISNYCSGMISRIQGGQITEEALLSALQKTAHQAQRAGQIIQRIRAFVKKSEPNRALADVHDMVSEAVELADIELRRHNVRLSHYVAARLPQVMADTILIEQVLVNLMKNGAESIAQAQRPPARRSVELRVVPRNVEGRDVIEFSVHDTGKGLAPEVLEHLFEAFFSTKQEGMGMGLNLCRSIVESHQGRMHAENLYNGSEVTGCRFSFWLPLAQPADATMNSVAITPNPRTVA, encoded by the coding sequence ATGGACTCCATCGAGCGCGTGCCCTCCGATTCCCCCGCCATCAAGACGCCCGCCCGCGCGTGGCGCAAGTGGTGGCGCAGCCTTTCGCCCACGCGGCAGGATCGCTTTGCCGCGCTGGCACCGCTGGCAGCCGTGCTCATGTTCCTGGCAGCCATCGTGGCGGCGTTCTGGTATTTGCGCATGGAAGAAGGAGAGCGCGAGAAGGAAGCCCTCAAGCGCGACGTGGAATATGCCCAGCAAAGGGTGCGTTTGCGGCTTCTGGAGCGCCAGGAGCAGATCATGCGCATCGCGCGAGATCTCTCCAACCAGGACCTGGAACGCACCGACTTCGTGAACCGGGCCGAAGCGCTCATCAGCCAGTACCCCGAGCTGCAGACCATCACCTGGATCGACGAGAAACGCCGAATCCGTGCCAGCCACGCGGCACCCACGGTGAGCAGCAGCCAGCTGCGTGTCGCCGGGGAGGTGCTCAAGAACGGCGACACGGCCGATACCTTCACTCTGGCGCGCGACCTGCAGCAGCCGGTGTACTCCCAGCCGGTGGGGGCCAACGGCGAGCCCGCACCGCTGCTGCAACTGCAGGTGCCGCTGTCCGCGCAGGGGCGGTTCAGCGGCGTGGTACTGAGCGAATATTCGATCGACAGCCTGCTGCGCTACGGCACGCCCACCGAAGTCTTGGCACGCTATGCCGTCACCCTGCTGGACGGCAACAGCCAGGTCCTGGCCGGCACGCCGCTGCAGCCGCGCGCCGTAGGCTTGCTGCCGTGGTCGGCACCGCCCAACGAATACGAGGTGCCCGTCTCGCCCGTGGGCAACGGACTGGTGCTGCGGGCCCAGGCCTACCGCACCTCGCTGGGCGTGGTCGGCAGCGGTCTCTTCTGGCTGGTGGGCACCCTGAGCGCCATGACCGCCTGGCTGCTGATCGCCACCTGGCGGCACACCCGCCGCCGCATGCAGGCGCAGCAGGCCGTGGTGGCCGAAACCAACTTTCGCCGCGCGATGGAAAACTCCATCCTGACCGGCATGCGCGCGCTGGACATGAATGGCCGTATCACCTATGTGAACGCCGCTTTCTGCCAGATGACCGGCTGGTCCGAGGCCGAACTGGTCGGCCAGGTACCGCCGTATTCCTATTGGCCCGAGTCGGACCACGAAGCGCTGCACGCCAAGCTGCGCGACGAGATGTCGGGCAAGTCGTTCGCCGGGGGCTTCCAGGTGCGTGTGAAGCGCAAAAGCGGCACCTTGTTCGACGCCCGGCTGTATGTTTCCCCGCTCATCGACGCCCATGGCCAGCAGACCGGCTGGATGACGTCGATGACCGACATCACCGAGCCCAACCGCGTGCGCGAACAGCTCAGCGCGTCGCACGAGCGCTTCACCATCGTGCTCGAGTCCCTGGACGCTTCCGTCTCGGTGGCTCCCCTGGGCAGCGAGGAGCTGCTGTTCGCCAACAAGCTGTACCGCCAGTGGTTCGGCTCGCAGACCCACGGCCACTTGCAGCTGGTCGCGCAGGCCGGCGTGCTGCCGGCCGATTCGACCTCCGGCGGCATGGACGACGAGGACGGTCTGATGGGCCTGCCCACCGACCCGCTGACCAGTGCCCGCTCCGAGAACGCCGAGGTCTACCTGCCCGACCTGGGCAAGTGGCTGGAGGTGCGTTCGCGCTATCTGAACTGGGTGGACGGCCGCCTCGCGCAGATGGTGATCGCCACCGACATCACGCCGCGCCGGCAGGCGGAAGAACAGGCATCGCGCCAAGCCGAGCGCGCGCAGTCGGTCAGCCGCCTCATCACCATGGGCGAGATGGCCTCCAGCGTGGCGCACGAGCTGAACCAGCCGCTGACCGCCATCAGCAACTACTGCAGCGGCATGATCTCGCGCATCCAGGGCGGGCAGATCACCGAGGAGGCCCTGCTCTCCGCTCTGCAGAAGACGGCCCACCAGGCGCAGCGGGCCGGGCAGATCATCCAGCGTATCCGCGCCTTCGTGAAGAAGAGCGAACCCAACCGGGCCCTGGCCGATGTGCACGACATGGTCAGCGAGGCCGTGGAGCTCGCCGACATCGAATTGCGCCGCCACAACGTGCGGCTGTCGCACTATGTCGCGGCACGCCTTCCGCAGGTGATGGCCGACACCATCCTCATCGAGCAGGTGCTGGTGAATCTGATGAAGAACGGCGCCGAGTCCATCGCCCAGGCCCAGCGCCCGCCAGCGCGCCGCAGTGTCGAGTTGCGGGTGGTGCCGCGCAATGTGGAAGGGCGCGATGTCATCGAGTTCTCGGTGCATGACACGGGCAAGGGCCTGGCGCCCGAAGTGCTGGAACACCTGTTCGAAGCCTTCTTCTCCACCAAGCAGGAAGGCATGGGCATGGGCCTCAACCTGTGCCGCAGCATCGTCGAGTCGCACCAGGGACGGATGCACGCGGAGAACCTCTACAATGGATCGGAGGTCACCGGATGCCGGTTCTCCTTCTGGCTACCGCTGGCACAACCTGCGGATGCCACTATGAATTCAGTAGCGATCACGCCAAATCCAAGGACTGTTGCATGA